In Pseudomonas asiatica, the following are encoded in one genomic region:
- a CDS encoding amino acid adenylation domain-containing protein produces MSRAQPLALSYAQQRQWFLWQWAPHSATYNIPAALKLAGALDVAALQQAFGALIERHETLRTTFRLDGEHAVQVIHDQVPFELAIEEQAHADEAAVRAWVEAEAGKPFDLEQGPLLRARLLGLAADQHVLVLTLHHIVADGWSMPVLVEELVQLYAGYSQGQVPTLPVLPIQYADFAVWQRNWMEAGEQARQLAYWTEQLGDEQPVLELPLDHPRPAVPSHQGARWPIELGDELAANLKRVAQQQGVTPFMLLLASFQTLLHRYSGQADIRVGVPTANRNRVETERLIGFFVNTQVLRAEFDVQLTFSELLQQVRQRTLGAQAHQDLPFEQLVEALQPERNLGHNPLFQVLYNHQTELKGSQHRLPGLEMSGLEWSTNTAKFDLSLDTFEHEKGIGASLTYATDLFDASTIERMARHWLNLLEAIVRQPGQRISELPLLGEDEQQAVLRDWTRNTAAFPDERSIHELIEAQVATAPDAPAVTFGEQTLSYDELNRRANQLAHKLIERGVGPDVLVGIAMERSLDMVVGLLGILKAGGAYVPLDPEYPEDRLSYMFADSGITLLLTQSHLREALPIPLGLHSLDLDVEDLTGYSDANPNIDVAPQNLAYVIYTSGSTGKPKGTLLPHQNVVRLFAATQDWFRFDASDVWTVFHSYAFDFSVWELFGALLYGGRAVMVAKDVARSTEDFHALLQREQVTVLNQTPSAFRQLIPVACAAARQGQGQGLALRHVVFGGEALDVGSLEPWFEVFGDRQPRLINMYGITETTVHVTYRPITQADLAKGASSPIGEVIPDLSWYLLDAALNPVAPGSHGELVIGQAGLARGYHGRPGLTAERFVPNPFDSQGGRLYRSGDLARYGGAGVVEYLGRIDHQVKIRGFRIELGEIEARLQAQASVAQGVVLAQDGPGGKQLVGYVVPADAAVMASTEAQAAERDALRTALKASLPDYMVPAHLLFLARLPLTANGKLDRRALPQPDASLLQAAYVAPQSELEQQIAAIWADVLKLERVGLGDNFFELGGHSLLAVQVISRVRQSLGVELQLRALFETSSLADFARLAAQGEQACSAVIARVSRKQPLALSYAQQRQWFLWQWAPHTATYNIPAALKLAGALDVAALQQAFGALIERHETLRTTFRLDGEQAVQVIHDQVPFELAIEEQAHADEAAVRAWVEAEAGKPFDLEQGPLLRARLLGLAADQHVLVLTLHHIVADGWSMPVLVEELVQLYAGYSQGQAPTLPVLPIQYADFAVWQRNWMEAGEQARQLAYWTEQLGDEQPVLELPLDHPRPAVPSHQGARWPIELGNELAANLKRVAQQQNVTPFMLLLASFQTLLHRYSGQADIRVGVPTANRNRVETERLIGFFVNTQVLRAEFDMQLTFGELLQQVKQRVLGAQAHQDLPFEQLVEALQPERNLGHNPLFQVLYNHQTELKGSQHRLPGLEMSGLDWSTHTAKFDLSLDTYEDGQGIGAALIYATDLFDASTIERMARHWVNLLEAIVHQPGQRISELPLLGEDEQQAVLRDWNRNTVAFPDERTIHELIEAKVVAAPEAPAVTFGEQTLSYGELNRRANRLAHKLIERGVGPDVLVGIAMERSLEMVVGLLGILKAGGAYVPLDPEYPEDRLSYMFADSGITLLLTQAHLREVLPIPVAIECLELDELALASYSGANPGVTVAPQNLAYVIYTSGSTGKPKGTLLPHQNVVRLFAATQAWFRFDASDVWTVFHSYAFDFSVWELFGALLYGGRAVMVAKDVARSTEDFHALLQREQVTVLNQTPSAFRQLIPVACASARQGQGLALRHVVFGGEALDVSSLAPWFEAFGDQQPRLINMYGITETTVHVTYRPITQADLAKGASSPIGEVIPDLSWYLLDAALNPVAPGSHGELVIGQAGLARGYHGRPGLTAERFVPNPFDSQGGRLYRSGDLARYGGAGVVEYLGRIDHQVKIRGFRIELGEIEARLQAQASVAQGVVLAQDGPGGKQLVGYVVPADEAVMASTEAQAAEREALRTALKANLPDYMVPAHLLFLAKLPLTANGKLDRRALPQPDASQLQRAYHAPQSELEQRIAAIWADVLKLERVGLGDNFFELGGHSLLATQVMARLQVELGTSLPLALLFQAQTLQDYAAMINSLNTHSDADLDELQDFMSELEAV; encoded by the coding sequence GTGAGCAGGGCTCAGCCACTAGCGCTTTCCTACGCCCAGCAACGGCAGTGGTTCTTGTGGCAATGGGCACCGCACAGCGCCACCTACAACATTCCGGCCGCACTGAAGCTGGCCGGGGCACTGGATGTCGCCGCCCTGCAACAGGCTTTCGGCGCCTTGATCGAGCGTCACGAAACCCTGCGTACCACCTTCCGCCTGGATGGCGAGCACGCAGTGCAGGTCATTCATGATCAAGTGCCGTTCGAGCTGGCCATCGAGGAGCAGGCGCACGCCGACGAGGCCGCTGTGCGGGCCTGGGTCGAAGCCGAAGCAGGGAAACCGTTCGACCTCGAGCAGGGGCCGCTGCTGCGGGCCAGGCTGCTGGGCCTGGCGGCGGACCAGCATGTATTGGTGCTGACCCTGCACCATATCGTCGCTGACGGCTGGTCGATGCCGGTGCTGGTCGAAGAGCTGGTGCAACTGTATGCGGGCTACAGCCAAGGCCAGGTGCCGACGCTGCCGGTCCTGCCGATTCAGTACGCGGACTTTGCCGTTTGGCAGCGCAACTGGATGGAGGCCGGCGAGCAGGCGCGGCAGCTGGCCTACTGGACCGAACAATTGGGTGATGAGCAACCGGTGCTGGAGTTGCCGTTGGACCATCCGCGCCCGGCTGTACCGAGCCACCAAGGCGCGCGTTGGCCGATTGAGTTGGGCGATGAGCTGGCGGCCAACCTCAAGCGCGTTGCCCAGCAGCAGGGCGTGACGCCGTTCATGCTGCTGCTGGCCAGCTTCCAGACCCTGCTGCATCGCTACTCGGGCCAGGCCGACATCCGTGTTGGTGTGCCCACGGCCAACCGCAACCGGGTCGAGACCGAGCGCCTGATCGGCTTCTTCGTCAACACCCAGGTACTGCGGGCCGAGTTCGATGTGCAACTGACGTTCAGCGAGCTGCTGCAACAGGTACGCCAGCGCACGTTGGGCGCGCAGGCCCACCAGGACCTGCCATTCGAGCAACTGGTCGAAGCCTTGCAGCCTGAGCGCAACCTTGGGCACAACCCGTTGTTCCAGGTGCTGTACAACCACCAGACCGAGCTCAAGGGCAGCCAGCACCGCTTGCCGGGCCTGGAAATGTCCGGCTTGGAGTGGAGCACGAATACAGCCAAGTTCGACCTGTCTCTGGACACATTCGAGCACGAAAAGGGCATCGGGGCTTCGTTGACGTACGCCACCGACCTGTTCGACGCCAGCACCATCGAGCGCATGGCGCGGCATTGGCTCAACCTGCTGGAAGCTATCGTGCGCCAACCGGGCCAGCGCATCAGCGAGCTGCCGTTGCTGGGCGAGGACGAGCAGCAGGCCGTGCTGCGTGACTGGACCCGCAACACCGCCGCCTTCCCGGATGAACGCAGCATCCATGAGCTCATCGAGGCCCAGGTGGCCACCGCCCCCGACGCCCCGGCAGTTACCTTCGGCGAGCAGACCCTGAGCTACGACGAACTGAACCGCCGGGCCAACCAGCTGGCGCACAAGCTGATCGAGCGCGGCGTTGGCCCGGATGTGCTGGTGGGCATCGCCATGGAGCGCAGCCTGGACATGGTGGTCGGCCTGCTGGGCATTCTCAAGGCCGGTGGTGCCTATGTGCCGCTGGACCCGGAATACCCGGAAGATCGCCTCAGCTACATGTTCGCCGACAGCGGCATCACTTTATTACTGACCCAGTCGCACCTGCGTGAAGCCCTGCCGATCCCGCTTGGCCTGCACAGCCTGGATCTGGATGTCGAAGACCTGACCGGCTACAGCGATGCCAATCCGAATATCGACGTAGCCCCGCAGAACCTGGCCTACGTGATCTACACCTCCGGCTCCACCGGCAAGCCCAAGGGCACGCTGCTGCCGCACCAGAACGTGGTCCGGTTGTTCGCGGCGACCCAGGACTGGTTCCGCTTCGATGCCAGTGACGTGTGGACGGTGTTCCACTCCTACGCCTTCGACTTCTCGGTGTGGGAGCTGTTCGGCGCGCTGTTGTATGGCGGCCGGGCGGTGATGGTGGCCAAGGACGTGGCGCGTTCCACCGAGGACTTCCATGCACTGCTGCAGCGCGAGCAGGTGACGGTGCTGAACCAGACGCCGTCGGCGTTCCGCCAATTGATCCCGGTTGCCTGCGCGGCAGCGCGGCAGGGGCAGGGGCAGGGCCTGGCCCTGCGGCATGTGGTGTTCGGCGGCGAAGCGCTGGACGTGGGCAGCCTCGAGCCCTGGTTCGAGGTGTTCGGCGACCGGCAGCCACGGCTGATCAACATGTACGGCATCACCGAAACCACGGTGCATGTGACCTACCGGCCGATCACCCAGGCCGATTTGGCCAAGGGCGCGAGCAGCCCGATCGGCGAGGTGATCCCGGACTTGTCGTGGTACCTGCTGGATGCCGCGCTGAACCCGGTGGCCCCGGGCAGCCATGGCGAACTGGTGATCGGCCAGGCCGGCCTGGCGCGGGGTTATCACGGGCGCCCGGGACTGACTGCCGAGCGCTTCGTGCCGAACCCGTTCGACAGCCAGGGTGGTCGCCTGTACCGCTCGGGCGACCTGGCCCGCTACGGCGGCGCGGGGGTGGTGGAGTACCTGGGGCGGATCGACCATCAGGTGAAGATTCGAGGTTTTCGCATCGAACTGGGCGAGATCGAGGCGCGGTTGCAGGCGCAAGCCAGCGTGGCCCAGGGCGTGGTGCTGGCCCAGGACGGCCCGGGCGGCAAGCAGCTGGTGGGTTATGTGGTGCCTGCCGATGCGGCTGTGATGGCCAGCACCGAGGCCCAGGCTGCCGAGCGGGATGCGCTGCGCACTGCGTTGAAGGCGAGCCTGCCGGACTACATGGTGCCGGCCCACCTGCTGTTCCTGGCCAGGCTGCCGTTGACCGCCAACGGCAAGCTGGACCGCCGTGCATTGCCGCAACCGGACGCCAGTCTGCTGCAAGCGGCATACGTGGCCCCGCAGAGTGAACTGGAACAACAGATCGCGGCAATCTGGGCCGATGTGCTGAAGCTTGAGCGGGTGGGCCTGGGCGACAACTTCTTTGAACTGGGTGGGCATTCCTTGCTTGCCGTCCAGGTGATCTCCCGGGTACGTCAGAGCCTGGGCGTGGAGCTGCAGTTGCGTGCGCTGTTCGAAACGTCGAGCCTGGCCGACTTCGCCAGGCTTGCAGCGCAAGGTGAGCAGGCTTGCTCTGCCGTCATTGCACGGGTTTCCCGGAAGCAGCCGCTGGCGCTTTCCTACGCCCAGCAACGGCAGTGGTTCCTGTGGCAATGGGCACCGCACACCGCCACCTACAACATTCCGGCCGCACTGAAGCTGGCCGGGGCGCTGGATGTCGCCGCCCTGCAACAGGCTTTCGGCGCCTTGATCGAGCGTCACGAAACCCTGCGTACCACCTTCCGCCTGGATGGCGAGCAGGCAGTGCAGGTCATTCATGATCAAGTGCCGTTCGAGCTGGCCATCGAGGAGCAGGCGCACGCCGACGAGGCCGCTGTGCGGGCCTGGGTCGAAGCCGAAGCAGGGAAACCGTTCGACCTGGAGCAGGGGCCGCTGCTGCGGGCCAGGCTGCTGGGCCTGGCGGCGGACCAGCACGTGCTGGTGCTGACCCTGCACCATATCGTCGCCGATGGCTGGTCGATGCCGGTGCTGGTCGAAGAGCTGGTGCAACTGTATGCGGGCTACAGCCAAGGCCAGGCGCCGACGCTGCCGGTCCTGCCGATTCAGTACGCGGACTTTGCCGTTTGGCAGCGCAACTGGATGGAGGCCGGCGAGCAGGCGCGGCAGCTGGCCTACTGGACCGAACAATTGGGTGATGAGCAACCGGTGCTGGAGCTGCCGTTGGATCATCCGCGCCCGGCTGTACCGAGCCATCAAGGCGCGCGTTGGCCGATTGAGTTGGGCAATGAGCTGGCGGCCAACCTCAAGCGCGTTGCCCAGCAGCAGAACGTGACGCCGTTCATGCTGTTGCTGGCCAGCTTCCAGACCTTGCTGCATCGCTACTCGGGCCAGGCCGACATCCGTGTTGGTGTGCCCACGGCCAACCGCAACCGGGTCGAGACCGAGCGCCTGATCGGCTTCTTCGTCAACACCCAGGTGCTGCGTGCCGAGTTCGATATGCAGCTGACGTTCGGCGAGCTGCTGCAACAGGTCAAGCAACGTGTTCTGGGCGCGCAGGCCCACCAGGACCTGCCATTCGAGCAACTGGTCGAAGCCTTGCAGCCTGAGCGCAACCTTGGGCACAACCCGTTGTTCCAGGTGCTGTACAACCACCAGACCGAGCTCAAGGGCAGCCAGCACCGCTTGCCGGGCCTGGAAATGTCCGGCCTGGACTGGAGCACTCACACCGCCAAGTTCGACCTGAGCCTGGATACCTACGAAGACGGGCAGGGGATCGGTGCGGCACTGATCTATGCCACCGACCTGTTCGATGCCAGCACCATCGAGCGCATGGCGCGGCACTGGGTCAACCTGCTCGAAGCCATTGTGCACCAACCGGGCCAGCGCATCAGCGAGCTGCCGTTGCTGGGCGAGGACGAGCAGCAGGCTGTGCTGCGTGACTGGAACCGCAACACCGTCGCCTTCCCGGATGAGCGAACCATTCATGAGCTGATCGAGGCCAAGGTGGTCGCCGCCCCCGAAGCCCCGGCAGTCACCTTCGGCGAGCAGACCCTGAGCTACGGCGAACTGAACCGCCGGGCCAACCGGCTGGCGCACAAGCTGATCGAGCGTGGCGTTGGCCCGGATGTGCTGGTGGGCATCGCCATGGAGCGCAGCCTGGAAATGGTGGTCGGCCTGCTGGGCATTCTCAAGGCCGGCGGTGCCTATGTGCCGCTGGACCCGGAATACCCGGAAGATCGCCTCAGCTACATGTTCGCCGACAGCGGCATCACTTTATTACTGACCCAGGCACACCTGCGTGAGGTGCTGCCAATTCCAGTCGCCATCGAGTGCCTGGAGCTGGATGAGCTAGCTCTGGCCAGCTACAGCGGCGCCAACCCCGGGGTTACGGTAGCCCCGCAGAACCTGGCCTACGTGATCTACACCTCCGGCTCCACCGGCAAGCCCAAGGGCACGCTGCTGCCGCACCAGAACGTGGTCCGCCTGTTCGCGGCGACGCAGGCGTGGTTCCGCTTCGATGCCAGTGACGTGTGGACGGTGTTCCACTCCTACGCCTTCGACTTCTCGGTATGGGAGCTGTTCGGCGCGCTGTTGTATGGCGGCCGGGCGGTGATGGTGGCCAAGGACGTGGCGCGCTCCACCGAGGACTTCCATGCGCTGCTGCAGCGCGAGCAGGTGACGGTGCTGAACCAGACGCCGTCGGCGTTCCGCCAGTTGATCCCGGTGGCCTGCGCGTCAGCGCGGCAGGGGCAGGGCCTGGCCTTGCGGCACGTGGTGTTCGGCGGTGAAGCGCTGGACGTGAGCAGCCTCGCCCCCTGGTTCGAAGCGTTTGGTGACCAGCAGCCACGGCTGATCAACATGTACGGCATCACCGAAACCACGGTGCATGTGACCTACCGGCCGATCACCCAGGCCGATTTGGCCAAGGGCGCGAGCAGCCCGATCGGCGAGGTGATCCCGGACTTGTCGTGGTACCTGCTGGATGCCGCGCTGAACCCGGTGGCCCCGGGCAGCCATGGCGAACTGGTGATCGGCCAGGCCGGCCTGGCGCGGGGTTATCACGGGCGCCCGGGACTGACTGCCGAGCGCTTCGTGCCGAACCCGTTCGACAGCCAGGGTGGCCGCCTGTACCGCTCGGGCGACCTGGCCCGCTACGGCGGCGCGGGGGTGGTGGAGTATCTGGGGCGGATCGACCATCAGGTGAAGATTCGAGGTTTTCGCATCGAACTGGGCGAAATCGAGGCGCGGCTGCAGGCGCAAGCCAGCGTGGCCCAGGGCGTGGTACTGGCCCAGGACGGCCCGGGCGGCAAGCAGCTGGTGGGTTATGTGGTGCCTGCCGATGAGGCCGTGATGGCCAGCACCGAGGCCCAGGCTGCCGAGCGCGAGGCGCTGCGCACTGCGCTGAAGGCGAACCTGCCGGACTACATGGTGCCGGCTCACCTGCTGTTCCTGGCCAAACTGCCGTTGACCGCCAACGGCAAGCTGGACCGCCGTGCGCTGCCGCAACCGGATGCCAGCCAGTTGCAGCGCGCGTACCACGCGCCACAAAGCGAACTGGAACAACGGATCGCGGCGATCTGGGCCGATGTGCTGAAACTGGAGCGGGTAGGCCTGGGCGACAACTTCTTCGAACTGGGTGGGCACTCCTTGCTGGCTACCCAGGTCATGGCACGGCTACAGGTCGAGCTTGGCACGAGCCTGCCCCTGGCGTTGTTGTTCCAGGCGCAAACGCTGCAGGACTACGCAGCAATGATCAATAGCTTGAATACCCATAGCGATGCAGACCTGGATGAACTCCAGGACTTCATGAGCGAGCTTGAGGCAGTCTGA